A window of Solea senegalensis isolate Sse05_10M linkage group LG20, IFAPA_SoseM_1, whole genome shotgun sequence contains these coding sequences:
- the LOC122786823 gene encoding NUAK family SNF1-like kinase 1 → MSSSTFSQVAIKSIRKEKIKDEQDMVHIRREIEIMSSLRHPHIISIYEVFENKDKIVIVMEYASKGELYDYISERRRLSERETRHFFRQIVSAVHHCHKNGVVHRDLKLENVLLDENCNIKIADFGLSNLYHKDKLLQTFCGSPLYASPEIVNGRPYRGPEVDSWALGVLLYTLVYGTMPFDGGDHKNLIRQISNGDYKEPTQSSDARGLIRWMLMVNPERRATVEDIANHWWVNWGWKNSVCDCETQRDHGGSPMLARFIDWQNRTEPRGSGAKAAAMPPLLRQRPKKSKKENVEAGQTHCGAEDKPGLKRPKGILKTRVTEEQQTACLEEVELGQMALPQQVDGGEEASSPDREEEEPTLGGGSPAKMVPSLPKKGILKNNQQRESGYYSSPERSESSELLGGASMSLLATSPPKRMMGRKGILKRNGKYSTYSGPPSAEAVAGVLPPSTDSGLSRSQSRPSSIVGEDSSVLSLSPISLGGAEWHSSTPHLRPNIRACVSAENLLQLANFKGFQAAPPLQGSKLSRGPKMKGSPGDNGSFSLLGDLEDMTQVYQQALDISNNLT, encoded by the exons tgtttgagaaCAAGGACAAGATTGTGATCGTTATGGAGTATGCCAGCAAGGGCGAGCTGTATGACTACATCAGTGAGCGCAGGCGCCTAAGTGAGCGAGAGACGCGACATTTCTTCAGGCAGATAGTCTCCGCCGTACACCACTGCCACAAG aATGGAGTGGTGCACAGGGATCTTAAACTGGAAAATGTGCTACTGGATGAAAACTGTAATATTAAG ATTGCTGACTTTGGGCTGTCAAACCTCTACCATAAGGACAAGCTGCTGCAAACCTTCTGTGGCAGCCCACTCTACGCTTCACCAGAGATTGTCAATGGGCGACCGTACCGTGGTCCAGAG gTGGACAGCTGGGCTCTGGGGGTGCTGTTGTACACCCTGGTTTATGGGACCATGCCATTCGATGGGGGAGACCACAAGAACCTCATTCGCCAGATTAGCAATGGCGATTACAAAGAGCCCACTCAGTCCTCAG ATGCCCGTGGACTGATCCGCTGGATGCTGATGGTGAACCCTGAGCGCCGGGCCACAGTGGAGGACATAGCCAATCACTGGTGGGTGAACTGGGGCTGgaagaacagtgtgtgtgactgtgagacccAACGCGACCATGGAGGCTCACCCATGCTGGCTCGCTTCATCGACTGGCAGAACCGCACTGAGCCACGTGGTTCTGGAGCCAAAGCCGCAGCCATGCCTCCACTGCTGCGCCAGAGGCCCAAAAAGTCCAAGAAGGAAAATGTTGAGGCAGGACAGACCCACTGTGGAGCAGAGGACAAGCCAGGTCTGAAGAGGCCCAAGGGGATCCTGAAAACCAGGGTTACTGAGGAGCAGCAGACTGCCTGTTTGGAGGAGGTGGAGTTGGGTCAGATGGCACTGCCGCAACAAGTTGATGGGGGAGAGGAGGCCTCAAGTCCAGAtcgtgaggaagaggagccaaCTCTGGGAGGAGGCTCACCAGCTAAGATGGTGCCATCTCTACCCAAGAAAGGCATCTTGAAGAACAATCAACAGCGGGAATCAGGGTACTACTCCTCACCAGAGCGTAGTGAGTCCTCCGAGCTTTTAGGGGGGGCCAGTATGTCTCTATTAGCCACCTCCCCACCCAAGAGAATGATGGGGAGAAAAGGCATCTTGAAGCGAAACGGCAAATACTCCACCTACAGCGGGCCACCCTCAGCAGAGGCAGTGGCTGGAGTTCTTCCTCCATCAACTGACTCAGGTCTGTCTCGCAGTCAGAGTCGACCTTCCAGTATAGTTGGGGAGGACAGCTCCGTTCTGTCCCTGTCACCAATCTCCCTTGGCGGCGCTGAGTGGCATTCCTCCACCCCCCACCTCCGCCCAAACATCAGGGCTTGTGTCTCAGCTGAAAACCTGCTGCAGCTTGCCAACTTCAAGGGTTTCCAGGCAGCTCCACCACTCCAGGGATCCAAGCTCAGCCGTGGCCCCAAAATGAAAGGCTCCCCAGGGGACAATGGCAGCTTCTCCTTGCTGGGCGACCTTGAGGACATGACTCAGGTGTACCAGCAAGCCCTGGACATCAGCAACAACCTCACCTAA